A single window of Streptomyces griseoviridis DNA harbors:
- a CDS encoding glycosyltransferase, with amino-acid sequence MAKERPGRARGEVTGAEPVVEVLTENGQSGRDGTLTVGMATYDDYDGVYFTVMSLLLYHPEAMQRCRLLLVDNHPSGPHAAAFARLARAVPGLRYVPYDRRVGTAARDRVFREADTEWALCVDSHVQLHPGALDALLAHIDEDPDSGDLVQGPLVSEDADTVSTHWEPRWGQGMYGQWGSDPRGADPGAPAFEIGMQGLGVFACRTKAWPGLNPAFTGHGGEEGYLHEKFRRAGHSVRCLPALRWTHRFDGPRPAPATRTWYQRLRNYLIAHDELGLPADEALAHFAEFLGEDAVREGVARYRAERAHPFSAFDAVTCVCVEDRPERRDRLRARLDAWGVRPDRVHHQPAVTVSAGPLTARALAHRTAIREARIDGLTSVLVLEDDTVLLDGALWVLRRALAELGARPWSVLHLDGAAETASRVDGCHHLETVTDAADGRAVAYHRDVFTRLLDELPDTEAEMAAWVERHTSVPAYLARCGLPDRYRTIPPVAAREDGLDLVADDLRDQFTR; translated from the coding sequence ATGGCGAAGGAACGGCCCGGCAGGGCACGGGGCGAAGTGACCGGCGCGGAGCCGGTGGTGGAGGTCCTCACCGAGAACGGGCAGAGCGGGCGGGACGGCACCCTCACGGTGGGGATGGCGACCTACGACGACTACGACGGCGTGTACTTCACGGTGATGAGCCTGCTGCTCTACCACCCCGAGGCGATGCAGCGCTGCCGTCTGCTGCTCGTCGACAACCATCCGTCGGGACCGCACGCGGCGGCCTTCGCACGGCTGGCGCGGGCGGTGCCGGGGCTGCGGTACGTCCCCTACGACCGGCGGGTGGGCACCGCGGCGCGCGACCGGGTCTTCCGCGAGGCGGACACCGAGTGGGCGCTCTGCGTCGACTCGCACGTGCAGCTCCATCCGGGGGCGCTGGACGCCCTGTTGGCCCATATCGACGAAGACCCCGACAGCGGCGACCTGGTCCAGGGGCCGCTGGTGTCGGAGGACGCGGACACCGTGTCGACGCACTGGGAACCCCGGTGGGGGCAGGGCATGTACGGGCAGTGGGGCTCCGACCCGCGCGGCGCCGACCCCGGCGCCCCGGCGTTCGAGATCGGTATGCAGGGGCTCGGTGTCTTCGCCTGCCGGACCAAGGCGTGGCCGGGCCTGAACCCGGCGTTCACCGGCCACGGGGGCGAAGAGGGCTACCTGCACGAGAAGTTCAGGCGCGCGGGCCACTCCGTCCGCTGTCTGCCCGCGCTGCGCTGGACCCATCGCTTCGACGGCCCGCGCCCAGCCCCCGCCACCCGGACCTGGTACCAGCGGCTGCGCAACTACCTGATCGCCCATGACGAACTCGGCCTGCCCGCCGACGAGGCGCTCGCCCACTTCGCGGAGTTCCTCGGGGAGGACGCGGTACGCGAGGGCGTCGCCCGCTACCGGGCCGAACGGGCGCATCCGTTCTCCGCGTTCGACGCCGTCACCTGCGTCTGTGTCGAGGACCGGCCCGAACGCCGTGACCGCCTCAGGGCCCGGCTCGACGCGTGGGGCGTCCGCCCCGACCGTGTGCACCACCAGCCCGCCGTCACGGTGTCCGCCGGCCCCCTCACGGCCCGAGCCCTCGCCCACCGGACCGCGATCCGGGAGGCCAGGATCGACGGCCTCACCTCGGTCCTGGTCCTGGAGGACGACACGGTCCTCCTCGACGGCGCGCTCTGGGTGCTGCGGCGCGCGCTGGCCGAACTCGGCGCGCGGCCCTGGTCGGTGCTCCATCTCGACGGCGCCGCCGAGACCGCCTCGCGGGTGGACGGCTGCCATCACCTGGAGACCGTCACCGACGCCGCCGACGGCCGGGCCGTCGCCTACCACCGCGACGTCTTCACCCGCCTTCTCGACGAACTCCCGGACACGGAGGCGGAGATGGCCGCCTGGGTCGAGCGGCACACCTCCGTGCCCGCCTACTTGGCCCGCTGCGGGCTGCCCGACCGCTACCGCACGATCCCGCCCGTGGCGGCCCGGGAGGACGGCCTCGACCTGGTCGCGGACGACCTGCGCGACCAGTTCACCCGGTGA